In the Hordeum vulgare subsp. vulgare chromosome 7H, MorexV3_pseudomolecules_assembly, whole genome shotgun sequence genome, one interval contains:
- the LOC123411079 gene encoding cyanidin 3-O-rutinoside 5-O-glucosyltransferase-like, whose translation MAPQHFLVVAFPGQGHINPARALAERLARATPGARVTLSAAVSAHRRMFPSLASPDDEVHDGAISYVPYSDGYDHGFSLFAGDGDEAERYAEAFGRVGRETFSAVLDRLAARGRPVTCVVYAMLMWWAAEVARERGLPRALYWIQPATMLAVYYHYFHGYERTVTEHAAEPGFTVSMPFLPPMEIRDLPSFFTNLTDGRLAAAFGGIRRTFQQLDLDVGSGGSGAGGSRRAMVLVNTVEELESGALASVPELDVFPVGPAVVSLFTEGEGGTSSGTAAAAAVGDLFEHDEQGYMEWLDTKPARSVAYVSFGSMSAVSKRQKDELRRGLAASGQPYLWVVRNNNRDDGFDAAGDVRGMVVGWCDQVRVLSHPAVGCFVTHCGWNSTLEAVACGAPVVAVPQWSDQDTNARLVVQWGVGVRAATDVDRLLVAEELARCLEMIMGDTEEGAAIRASSAAWKAKLRQAIADSGSSGRNLRIFLNQFANDA comes from the coding sequence ATGGCGCCGCAGCACTTCCTGGTGGTGGCGTTCCCGGGCCAGGGCCACATCAACCCGGCGCGCGCTCTGGCGGAGCGCCTCGCGCGGGCCACGCCGGGCGCGCGGGTCACGCTCTCGGCCGCCGTGTCCGCGCACAGGCGCATGTTCCCCTCGCTGGCGTCCCCCGACGATGAGGTCCACGACGGCGCCATCTCCTACGTCCCGTACTCGGACGGCTACGACCACGGCTTCAGCCTCTTCGCCGGTGATGGGGACGAGGCGGAGAGGTACGCGGAGGCGTTCGGCCGCGTCGGCCGCGAGACCTTCTCCGCGGTGCTCGACCGCCTCGCGGCTCGGGGCCGACCCGTCACGTGCGTGGTCTACGCCATGCTCATGTGGTGGGCCGCCGAGGTCGCCCGTGAACGCGGCCTGCCCCGCGCGCTCTACTGGATCCAGCCGGCCACCATGCTGGCCGTGTACTACCACTACTTCCATGGGTACGAGAGGACCGTGACGGAGCATGCTGCCGAGCCGGGGTTCACGGTCTCTATGCCGTTCCTCCCGCCCATGGAGATCCGTGACCTCCCGAGCTTCTTCACCAACCTTACGGACGGAAGGTTGGCCGCGGCGTTCGGAGGCATCCGCAGGACGTTCCAGCAGCTGGACCTGGACGTCGGCAGTGGCGGCAGCGGCGCTGGAGGAAGCAGGCGAGCCATGGTGCTCGTGAACACCGTCGAAGAATTAGAGTCCGGTGCTCTCGCGTCCGTTCCTGAACTGGACGTGTTCCCCGTCGGGCCAGCCGTGGTGTCGCTCTTCACGGAGGGCGAGGGCGGCACGAGCAGtggcaccgccgccgccgccgccgtaggcGACCTCTTTGAACACGACGAACAAGGGTACATGGAGTGGCTGGACACAAAGCCAGCACGGTCGGTGGCGTACGTGTCGTTCGGGAGCATGTCGGCGGTGAGCAAGcggcagaaggacgagctgaggcGAGGCCTCGCCGCGAGCGGCCAGCCGTACCTGTGGGTGGTGCGGAACAACAACAGAGACGATGGCTTTGACGCCGCCGGCGACGTGCGGGGCATGGTGGTTGGGTGGTGCGACCAGGTGCGGGTGCTGTCGCATCCGGCCGTCGGGTGCTTCGTCACCCACTGCGGCTGGAACTCCACGCTGGAGGCCGTGGCGTGCGGCGCGCCGGTCGTCGCCGTGCCGCAGTGGTCCGACCAGGACACCAACGCGCGCCTGGTCGTCCAGTGGGGCGTCGGCGTGCGCGCCGCCACCGACGTTGATAGGCTTCTGGTCGCAGAGGAGCTCGCGAGGTGCCTAGAAATGATCATGGGTGacacggaggagggcgcggccatACGGGCAAGCTCGGCGGCATGGAAGGCAAAGTTGCGGCAAGCAATCGCCGACAGCGGTTCGTCCGGTCGTAACCTGAGGATTTTCCTCAACCAATTTGCAAATGATGCTTAG